Proteins from a genomic interval of Arachis hypogaea cultivar Tifrunner chromosome 10, arahy.Tifrunner.gnm2.J5K5, whole genome shotgun sequence:
- the LOC140175644 gene encoding uncharacterized protein, translating into MSHLCPLYVVAVLNRFKINKVLIDGRAAISLLPEKMLGKVGIHFEELVPTNIVMTNFSRNSTPARGLVTLTVKMGSSERHSVFVVVPSKASYNALLGRDWIHGMGAVPSTVHQSVLLRTKEGKPEVVKADLSLYVEQMHVNFRIYNRKLKPLNVNRSLNPYNCEGCYLTSEGFSVKLRYLDLGFEPKENKDDSSDKVESDRISRFTNCSVLDLTLLVKFSYDFPNTCNETNYMPGLDRSLVEHRLALKPNARPVKQTPRRFAPEINIKIKEEIERLIKAKFIRTARYVESVSNIILVMKKNGKLSVCIDFFNLNNATPKDEYFMPIADMLINSAAGNEILSFMDGYSGYNQIFIAEDDVAKIAFHCPGALGTYQWVVMPFGLKNAGATYQ; encoded by the exons ATGTCTCATCTGTGTCCCCTTTATGTTGTTGCTGTTTTGAATAGGTTCAAAATAAACAAGGTGTTGATTGATGGAAGGGCAGCGATTAGTCTTCTGCCTGAAAAGATGTTAGGAAAAGTAGGGATACATTTTGAAGAGTTAGTCCCTACAAACATTGTTATGACTAATTTTAGTAGGAACTCTACGCCAGCGAGAGGGCTAGTCACATTGACTGTAAAGATGGGGTCTTCGGAGAGACATTCTGTATTTGTGGTAGTGCCATCAAAGGCTAGTTATAATGCCTTGCTAGGGAGAGATTGGATTCATGGCATGGGTGCTGTACCATCTACAGTGCATCAGAGTGTGCTTCTACGGACTAAAGAAGGTAAACCTGAAGTTGTCAAAGCAGATTTGAGTTTATACGTCGAACAAATGCATGTCAATTTTAGGATATATAATCGTAAATTGAAGCCTTTAAATGTTAATCGATCTTTGAATCCTTACAATTGTGAAGGGTGTTATTTGACTTCGGAGGGGTTTTCGGTGAAATTGCGCTATCTGGACTTGGGTTTCGAGCCGAAAG aaaataaagatgattcttctGATAAAGTTGAATCAGATAGGATTAGTAGATTTACTAATTGTAGTGTGCTCGATTTGACACTTCTAGTCAAATTTAGTTATGATTTCCCTAATACTTGTAATGAAACTAATTAT ATGCCTGGTCTCGATCGTTCATTAGTAGAACATCGATTAGCATTGAAACCCAATGCTCGACCAGTGAAGCAAACTCCGAGACGATTTGCTCCTGAAATTAATATAAAGATTAAGGAAGAAATAGAACGCTTGATCAAAGCAAAGTTTATTCGAACTGCTCGATATGTGGAGTCAGTATCGAATATCATCCTAGTAATGAAGAAAAATGGGAAATTAAGTGTATGTAtcgattttttcaatttaaataatgCTACCCCAAAGGATGAATATTTTATGCCAATTGCCGATATGTTAATCAATTCTGCAGCAGGAAATGAAATTCTTAGTTTCATGGACGGTtattctggatataaccaaattttCATTGCAGAAGATGATGTGGCTAAAATTGCCTTCCATTGTCCTGGGGCATTAGGTACATATCAGTGGGTggttatgccttttggtttgaaaaatgctGGAGCAACATATCAGTGA